In the genome of Sebastes umbrosus isolate fSebUmb1 chromosome 14, fSebUmb1.pri, whole genome shotgun sequence, one region contains:
- the LOC119501413 gene encoding relaxin-3-like, protein MRTVCRAPDPLYKPRLGQLESHNSCKQGDKKAKCCSKQRTSCRFNHFCFAVFTMWKAAVLAVCLLVAGVQPLDDPTYGVKLCGREFIRAVIFTCGGSRWKRSLRTADVSEDPFSSRQEESSEGLSYNPAVESILQRNRDQSFTERENHEGVFSRSARSFISDEILEALRKADRKGRDVVVGLSNACCKWGCSKSEISSLC, encoded by the exons ATGCGCACAGTATGCAGGGCTCCAGACCCCCTTTATAAACCACGCCTGGGCCAGCTAGAAAGTCACAACTCTTGCAAACAGGGAGACAAAAAAGCTAAGTGCTGCTCAAAGCAAAGAACCTCCTGTCGTTTTAACCACTTCTGTTTTGCTGTGTTTACTATGTGGAAGGCTGCAGTGctggctgtgtgtctgctggtgGCTGGGGTTCAGCCCTTGGACGACCCAACATATGGGGTGAAGCTCTGTGGCCGTGAGTTCATCCGGGCAGTCATCTTCACCTGTGGAGGCTCACGATGGAAACGGTCGCTCAGGACTGCAG atgtttcagAGGATCCATTCAGCTCCCGTCAGGAGGAGTCCTCGGAGGGCTTGAGTTACAATCCCGCGGTGGAGAGCATCCTCCAAAGGAACAGAGACCAAAgcttcacagagagagagaaccacgAGGGTGTGTTCAGCAGGTCGGCCCGCTCTTTCATCAGCGACGAAATCCTGGAAGCTCTACGCAAGGCTGACCGCAAGGGCAGGGACGTGGTGGTGGGCCTGTCCAACGCCTGCTGCAAGTGGGGCTGCAGCAAGAGCGAGATCAGCTCCCTTTGCTGA